One window from the genome of Longimicrobium terrae encodes:
- a CDS encoding SURF1 family cytochrome oxidase biogenesis protein gives MKFSARGVLAALFVVVVAAVCVRLGFWQLDRLGQRRARNAGIQAATVMPPLTLSPAAFDSLRLRPEAYAWRRVRASGRYDQAADVVLRGKARDGMPGVQIATPLILADGRAVMVLRGWAPSPDGATADARSLRLRADTAITVEGLLQPIGAETDRGLPIAGRAGADTTWRRLNLLALRERRPGTELLPLSIQRLDSDLSDDPAAALPMPEISEGSHLSYAVQWFSFALIAVVGFLVMALRRGPARRAP, from the coding sequence GTGAAGTTCTCTGCCCGCGGCGTTCTGGCCGCTTTGTTCGTGGTGGTGGTCGCCGCCGTGTGCGTGCGGCTCGGGTTCTGGCAGCTGGACCGCCTGGGCCAGCGCCGCGCGCGCAACGCCGGCATCCAGGCCGCCACCGTCATGCCTCCCCTGACGCTCTCCCCCGCGGCGTTCGATTCGCTGCGTCTGCGCCCGGAGGCGTACGCGTGGCGCCGCGTGCGCGCGTCCGGCCGCTACGACCAGGCCGCCGACGTCGTGCTGCGCGGCAAGGCGCGCGACGGGATGCCGGGCGTACAGATCGCGACACCGCTGATCCTGGCGGACGGGCGGGCGGTGATGGTGCTGCGCGGCTGGGCGCCCTCCCCCGACGGCGCGACGGCGGACGCGCGGTCGCTGCGGCTCCGGGCGGACACCGCGATCACCGTCGAGGGACTGCTGCAGCCCATCGGCGCGGAGACGGACCGCGGGCTTCCCATCGCGGGGCGCGCGGGCGCGGACACCACGTGGCGCCGCCTGAACCTGCTGGCGCTGCGCGAGCGGCGGCCGGGCACCGAACTGCTTCCGCTCAGCATCCAGCGGCTGGACTCCGACCTTTCCGACGATCCCGCCGCGGCGCTCCCCATGCCCGAGATTTCCGAAGGAAGCCACCTGAGCTACGCCGTGCAGTGGTTCAGCTTCGCCCTCATCGCCGTGGTGGGCTTTCTGGTGATGGCGCTGCGCCGCGGCCCCGCGCGCCGGGCGCCCTGA
- a CDS encoding CBS domain-containing protein: MARYGREYSQDDEDFGQGGGYGGGRSSRGYRGGAYGGMGSDSAPQSGGHSGFGPGGGAYDNDFDAGRGGYGGQAFGMDRGYGGGGSQYGGYGQDTGFTGGGYGQDEWSGRGGQGYGGGQGGSYGASTGGQGYGNQGGYVGGQGGGYGGGQSQGGGYGGFGYGGGSYGGQNYGGYGGGWTEGESGYGRGGYGQQSGGQQQSGGQGAGDELRRMRASEVMTENPETVTPDTTLADAARKMRDLDVGIIPVVESETSKRLKGVLTDRDITIRAVAEGKDAQTTTVRDVMTTEVETCNKNDSLREVMNLMQREQVRRVPITDREGRLVGIIAQADLATEVDSESGQRGFADTVEQISEPGHPRSRGGSSQSRSASQGWGAAAGRSGGGASASSSSTGRTAGGSSTGGYGGSTGAGSAGGYGASTGSDSTGGYGSSSAGQSTGGTSATGGYGASTSGSDANTGGLDSGTGTGGENEV; the protein is encoded by the coding sequence ATGGCACGCTACGGACGCGAGTACAGCCAGGACGACGAGGACTTCGGTCAGGGCGGCGGATACGGCGGCGGACGCTCCAGCCGCGGCTACCGCGGCGGCGCATACGGCGGCATGGGCTCCGATTCGGCGCCGCAGTCCGGCGGGCACAGCGGATTCGGCCCCGGCGGCGGTGCGTACGACAACGACTTCGACGCCGGGCGCGGCGGCTACGGCGGCCAGGCGTTCGGCATGGACCGCGGCTACGGCGGCGGCGGCTCGCAATACGGCGGCTACGGCCAGGACACCGGCTTCACCGGCGGCGGCTACGGCCAGGACGAGTGGAGCGGGCGCGGCGGCCAGGGCTACGGCGGCGGCCAGGGCGGCTCCTACGGCGCTTCCACCGGCGGCCAGGGGTACGGCAACCAGGGCGGCTACGTGGGCGGGCAGGGCGGCGGCTACGGTGGTGGCCAGAGCCAGGGCGGGGGGTACGGCGGCTTCGGCTACGGCGGCGGATCGTACGGCGGCCAGAACTACGGCGGCTACGGGGGCGGATGGACCGAGGGCGAGTCCGGCTACGGCCGCGGCGGCTACGGCCAGCAGTCCGGCGGGCAGCAGCAGTCCGGCGGCCAAGGCGCGGGCGATGAACTGCGCCGCATGCGTGCCTCCGAGGTGATGACCGAAAATCCGGAAACGGTCACGCCCGACACCACCCTGGCCGACGCCGCGCGCAAGATGCGCGACCTGGACGTGGGCATCATTCCCGTGGTGGAAAGCGAGACCAGCAAGCGCCTCAAGGGCGTGCTGACGGACCGCGACATCACCATCCGCGCCGTGGCCGAGGGCAAGGACGCCCAGACCACCACCGTGCGCGACGTGATGACCACCGAGGTGGAAACCTGCAACAAGAACGATTCGCTGCGCGAGGTGATGAACCTCATGCAGCGCGAGCAGGTGCGGCGCGTGCCGATCACCGACCGCGAGGGCCGGCTGGTGGGGATCATCGCGCAGGCGGACTTGGCCACCGAGGTGGACAGCGAAAGCGGCCAGCGCGGCTTTGCCGACACGGTGGAGCAGATTTCCGAGCCCGGCCATCCGCGCAGCCGCGGCGGCAGCAGCCAGAGCCGCAGCGCCAGCCAGGGCTGGGGCGCGGCCGCGGGACGCAGCGGCGGCGGCGCGTCCGCCTCGAGTTCGTCCACCGGCCGCACCGCGGGCGGATCGTCCACCGGCGGATACGGCGGTTCCACCGGCGCGGGCTCGGCCGGCGGATACGGCGCTTCCACGGGCTCGGATTCCACGGGCGGATACGGCAGTTCGTCGGCGGGGCAGTCCACCGGCGGCACCAGCGCGACCGGCGGCTACGGGGCCAGCACCTCCGGCTCCGATGCCAACACCGGCGGCCTGGACTCCGGCACCGGCACCGGCGGCGAGAACGAGGTCTGA
- a CDS encoding D-alanine--D-alanine ligase family protein produces MHLRLELPGRGRIGVLTGGVSRERNPSLQSGESASDSLRRQGYDVRVIDTSNELIAGLPHVDVAFLAIAGQYGEDGKLQGLLETFGIPYTGSGVLASALGMHKPTAKTVVAASGVTVCPEVRIDPAQPVHEAARLIADLLGLPVIIKPESEGSSLGIEVGHSVAEVAEVLRRAGADGARLMAEPFRSGRNVTVGVLDLDGGPVGLPPLEIKTPQEFFDHPAKQTAALRSFQCPAEFPAGLNERLSALAVVAHRALGCSGYSRSDFIVAEDGEACFLEVNTLPSLKPTATLATMCATIGVDYDRMIRCILNSALEQSAYRA; encoded by the coding sequence ATGCACTTGCGTCTTGAGCTTCCCGGAAGAGGTCGGATCGGTGTGCTGACCGGAGGGGTCAGCAGGGAACGCAATCCCTCCCTGCAGTCTGGAGAATCGGCCAGCGACTCGCTGCGCCGCCAAGGGTACGACGTCCGTGTTATCGACACGTCCAACGAGCTGATCGCCGGGTTGCCGCACGTGGATGTGGCCTTTCTCGCCATCGCGGGGCAGTATGGCGAGGACGGCAAGCTGCAGGGACTGCTGGAGACGTTCGGGATCCCGTACACAGGTTCTGGGGTGCTGGCCAGCGCCTTGGGAATGCACAAGCCCACCGCGAAGACCGTCGTCGCAGCCTCCGGCGTGACGGTCTGTCCCGAGGTCCGTATCGATCCCGCGCAGCCGGTGCACGAGGCGGCGCGGCTCATCGCCGACTTGCTGGGTCTGCCCGTCATCATCAAGCCCGAGTCTGAAGGAAGCAGTCTGGGAATCGAGGTGGGCCACTCCGTAGCCGAAGTCGCCGAGGTTCTGCGCCGCGCAGGGGCCGACGGCGCCCGCCTGATGGCGGAACCTTTCCGTTCGGGACGGAATGTCACGGTGGGCGTCTTGGACCTGGACGGTGGGCCCGTGGGTCTGCCGCCGCTGGAGATCAAGACCCCGCAGGAGTTCTTCGACCATCCGGCGAAGCAGACGGCCGCCCTGCGCAGCTTTCAATGCCCCGCCGAATTCCCGGCGGGGCTCAACGAGCGGCTCAGCGCGCTCGCGGTAGTGGCGCATCGGGCGCTCGGGTGCTCGGGATACTCCCGCAGCGATTTCATTGTCGCGGAGGACGGGGAGGCCTGCTTCTTGGAAGTAAACACATTGCCGAGCCTCAAGCCCACGGCCACGCTGGCCACCATGTGCGCCACTATCGGCGTGGATTATGACCGCATGATCCGTTGCATCCTCAATTCCGCTCTCGAGCAGAGCGCATATCGCGCATGA
- a CDS encoding pyridoxal-phosphate dependent enzyme encodes MIPPAELFRSPHRDDDRVRSFDGRSLAFLRRLPGYHQSPLVRLPELADRLGLRDLAAKLEVDRFGLTSFKAMGVQWALAQCLDATAGGRVARLITASDGNHGHAVARAAREAGLPASIYLPRQTPDRVLARLRAEGADVVIVPGTYDDSVDAAYLRSLHEPGGLLLSDTSADPEDRVAEWVIQGYGAIFAELDTQLDAAEFAPDMVLVQVGIGGLAAAAARYFRRGTVRHPELIAVESVVAASAQRSAQRGSLVRLDAAGSTVMAGINAGLLSAGAWTDIKYGFDSYLAIDDSRCGPALRALRSSGVRAGPTGAAGMAGLFALASTSQPITLSGKRALVIITEGRPRHGG; translated from the coding sequence ATGATACCGCCTGCAGAGCTGTTCAGGAGTCCCCATCGTGACGACGACCGCGTCCGCTCATTTGATGGGCGTTCCCTCGCATTTCTCCGCCGCCTGCCAGGCTACCACCAGTCACCGCTCGTCCGGCTGCCGGAACTCGCTGACCGGCTGGGGCTCCGCGATCTTGCGGCCAAGCTCGAGGTTGACCGCTTCGGCCTGACCTCCTTCAAGGCCATGGGAGTGCAGTGGGCGCTCGCGCAGTGCCTGGATGCCACCGCGGGGGGACGCGTAGCCCGGCTGATCACCGCCTCCGACGGCAACCATGGCCACGCCGTGGCGCGTGCGGCTCGGGAGGCGGGGCTGCCCGCATCCATATACCTGCCCCGGCAGACGCCGGACAGGGTGCTGGCGCGCCTACGGGCGGAGGGAGCCGACGTGGTAATCGTGCCCGGTACGTACGATGACAGCGTCGATGCCGCTTACCTGCGATCCCTACATGAACCCGGAGGTCTTCTCCTCTCCGATACCTCAGCGGACCCTGAGGATCGTGTCGCGGAATGGGTGATTCAGGGCTATGGAGCGATCTTCGCCGAACTGGACACCCAACTTGACGCGGCGGAGTTCGCGCCGGATATGGTTCTGGTCCAGGTCGGCATCGGCGGATTGGCGGCGGCGGCGGCCCGCTACTTTCGACGCGGGACAGTCCGCCACCCGGAACTCATCGCGGTTGAAAGCGTGGTGGCCGCATCCGCGCAACGCTCCGCCCAACGGGGAAGTCTTGTCCGGTTGGATGCAGCAGGATCGACCGTGATGGCGGGGATCAACGCCGGCCTGCTGTCGGCCGGCGCATGGACCGACATCAAGTACGGCTTTGACAGCTATCTGGCGATTGATGACTCCAGATGCGGCCCCGCACTGCGAGCGCTCCGCTCCTCTGGAGTACGAGCCGGGCCTACGGGGGCGGCGGGGATGGCGGGACTGTTCGCGCTGGCGTCGACAAGTCAGCCGATCACGCTCTCAGGCAAGCGTGCGCTCGTGATCATCACCGAAGGCCGGCCCCGGCACGGCGGGTGA
- a CDS encoding GNAT family N-acetyltransferase produces the protein MEILTARLLLREWRDSDREPFARLCADPAAMEFLRPLPDRAAADQLVDRISAHVNHHGWGFWAAELRESREFIGFIGIQCPRLTYPFSPCTEIGWRLAPQHWGRGYATEGARASLRVGFERLGLEEIVSFCAAGNARSREVMHRIGMAFSGHFHHPAMPEDHPLRAQCLFRITASRFAGLPPG, from the coding sequence ATGGAAATCCTCACGGCCAGGCTCCTCCTCCGGGAGTGGCGCGATTCTGATCGCGAGCCCTTCGCGCGGCTCTGCGCCGATCCCGCGGCCATGGAATTTCTCCGGCCGCTGCCAGATCGCGCCGCCGCGGACCAACTGGTGGACCGAATCTCCGCGCACGTCAATCACCACGGGTGGGGGTTCTGGGCGGCCGAACTGCGGGAATCCCGTGAATTCATCGGCTTTATCGGCATTCAATGCCCGCGCCTCACCTATCCATTCTCCCCGTGCACCGAGATCGGCTGGCGGCTGGCGCCGCAGCACTGGGGGCGCGGCTACGCCACCGAAGGCGCGCGGGCTAGCTTGCGCGTGGGATTTGAGCGGCTTGGGTTGGAGGAGATCGTCTCATTCTGCGCTGCAGGCAACGCGCGTTCCCGCGAAGTCATGCATCGTATCGGGATGGCGTTCAGCGGGCACTTTCATCACCCCGCCATGCCGGAGGATCATCCCCTTCGCGCGCAGTGCCTGTTCAGGATCACGGCGTCCCGTTTCGCGGGCTTACCTCCCGGATAG
- the fabF gene encoding beta-ketoacyl-ACP synthase II, whose protein sequence is MQQRRVVITGVGLVSALGNTAAETWAGVKAGRSGIGPLTRCELPGLAPEIAIAGEVKNFSPEPVLDRKDARRMDWFIQYALVAAHDAMVNAGLGGLGPVPDPTETGTIVGSGMGGLISIMETADTAREKGTLSRVSPFFIPASIINLAAGQIAIRTGAQGPSYAPVSACASSNHAIGEAFHAIQRGDAKMMLAGGTEACLTPISFGGFAAARALATQWETPETASRPFDATRSGFVHAEGGGILVMEELESARERGAPILAEVIGFGMSADAYHITAPPENGEGAALAMKRGLRSAGIAPERVDYINAHGTSTPVGDRAETRAIRSVFGAHADRLAVSSTKSMIGHALGGSASIEAAVCAMALNEGIMPPTINLRNPDPECDLDYVPDTAREAALDVVISNSFGFGGANTTLVLKRFE, encoded by the coding sequence GTGCAGCAGCGCAGGGTCGTCATCACGGGCGTCGGGCTGGTTTCGGCGCTGGGCAACACCGCGGCGGAAACGTGGGCGGGGGTCAAGGCCGGCCGTTCCGGCATCGGGCCGCTCACCAGGTGCGAACTTCCCGGCCTGGCGCCGGAAATCGCCATCGCGGGCGAGGTGAAGAACTTTTCGCCGGAGCCGGTGCTGGACCGCAAGGACGCGCGGCGGATGGACTGGTTCATCCAGTACGCGCTCGTCGCCGCGCACGACGCCATGGTGAACGCCGGGCTGGGCGGGCTGGGCCCCGTTCCCGATCCCACGGAAACGGGAACCATCGTCGGCTCGGGGATGGGCGGGCTGATCAGCATCATGGAAACGGCGGATACGGCGCGGGAGAAGGGGACGCTGAGCCGCGTGTCGCCGTTCTTCATCCCCGCCAGCATCATCAACCTGGCCGCGGGGCAGATCGCCATCCGCACCGGCGCGCAGGGGCCCAGCTACGCCCCGGTCAGCGCGTGCGCCAGCAGCAACCACGCCATCGGCGAAGCCTTTCACGCCATCCAGCGCGGCGATGCGAAGATGATGCTGGCCGGCGGCACCGAGGCGTGCCTTACCCCCATCAGCTTTGGCGGATTCGCGGCGGCGCGCGCGCTGGCCACGCAGTGGGAAACGCCGGAGACCGCGTCGCGTCCGTTCGACGCCACGCGCAGCGGCTTCGTGCACGCGGAGGGCGGCGGCATTCTGGTGATGGAAGAGCTGGAAAGCGCCCGCGAGCGCGGCGCGCCGATCCTGGCGGAGGTGATCGGCTTCGGGATGAGCGCGGACGCGTACCACATCACCGCGCCGCCGGAGAACGGCGAGGGCGCCGCCCTGGCGATGAAGCGCGGGCTGCGCAGCGCGGGGATCGCGCCGGAGCGGGTGGACTACATCAACGCGCACGGCACGTCGACGCCGGTGGGCGACCGGGCGGAAACGCGGGCGATCCGCTCCGTGTTCGGCGCGCACGCGGACCGGCTGGCGGTGTCGTCCACCAAGTCGATGATCGGGCACGCGCTGGGCGGCAGCGCCAGCATCGAGGCGGCGGTGTGCGCGATGGCGCTGAACGAGGGGATCATGCCGCCGACCATCAACCTGCGGAACCCGGATCCCGAGTGCGACCTGGACTACGTTCCCGACACCGCCCGCGAGGCGGCGCTGGACGTGGTCATCAGCAACTCGTTCGGATTCGGCGGCGCGAACACGACGCTGGTGTTGAAGAGGTTCGAGTAG
- a CDS encoding response regulator transcription factor — MATPIRILLVDDHAVLRAGLRALLEAEPGFLVVGEAGTGEEAVMKVPQLRPDVVVMDLSMPGMGGLEAVRQIAALGTTARVLVLTMHGEEEHLLPVLEAGGSGYVNKRSADEELIEAIRTVASGDVFLYPSGAKLLLRGLKQKAEPGVEDPIEKLTEREREVLGFTVEGFSSSEIGKKLFISPKTVDTYRARIMEKLNLHHRSELVKFALQRGLLKA, encoded by the coding sequence ATGGCCACCCCGATCCGCATCCTGCTGGTGGATGACCACGCCGTGCTGCGCGCCGGCCTGCGCGCGCTGCTGGAGGCGGAACCCGGGTTTCTGGTGGTGGGCGAGGCGGGCACGGGCGAGGAGGCGGTGATGAAGGTGCCGCAGCTTCGCCCCGACGTGGTGGTGATGGACCTGTCGATGCCGGGGATGGGCGGGCTGGAGGCCGTGCGCCAGATCGCCGCGCTGGGCACCACCGCCCGCGTCCTCGTGCTGACGATGCACGGCGAGGAAGAGCACCTCCTCCCCGTCCTCGAGGCCGGCGGCAGCGGCTACGTCAACAAGCGCAGCGCGGACGAGGAGCTGATCGAGGCCATCCGCACCGTGGCATCAGGCGACGTGTTCCTGTACCCGTCCGGCGCCAAGCTCCTGCTGCGCGGCCTGAAGCAGAAGGCCGAGCCGGGAGTGGAGGACCCCATCGAAAAGCTCACTGAACGAGAGCGCGAGGTGCTGGGCTTTACGGTGGAGGGGTTCAGCAGCAGCGAGATCGGCAAGAAGCTGTTCATCAGCCCCAAGACGGTGGACACGTACCGCGCGCGGATCATGGAAAAGCTGAACCTTCACCACCGCAGCGAGCTGGTGAAGTTCGCCCTGCAGCGCGGGCTGCTGAAGGCGTAG
- a CDS encoding cytochrome c biogenesis CcdA family protein, whose protein sequence is MESQSLGLFVAFSAGLLSFLSPCVLPLVPSYATFITGMSLDELAVDERRTRRTALIHGLLFVAGFTAVFMIMGASATFLGSLMRYASTWVERIGGALLILFGLYLLGLLRLPGAGREWRMHLAQKPAGYLGTVAVGVTFGAGWTPCIGPVLGGILTLAATRGSMGQGMGLLFVYSAGLAIPFLLSTLLIDRFLTAFKGMRRLLPWINRASGVLLVAVGLMMMLGHFSAMSGTMAGWTPAWLSGKL, encoded by the coding sequence ATGGAATCCCAGTCCCTTGGCCTGTTCGTCGCCTTTTCGGCCGGGCTGCTCAGCTTTCTATCGCCCTGCGTGCTGCCGCTGGTGCCCAGCTACGCCACGTTCATCACCGGCATGTCGCTGGATGAACTGGCCGTGGACGAGCGCCGCACCCGCCGCACCGCGCTGATCCACGGCCTGCTGTTCGTGGCCGGGTTCACCGCCGTGTTCATGATCATGGGCGCGTCCGCGACGTTTCTGGGCAGCCTGATGCGCTACGCCAGCACCTGGGTGGAGCGCATCGGCGGCGCGCTGCTGATCCTGTTCGGCCTGTACCTGCTGGGGCTGCTGCGCCTTCCCGGCGCCGGCCGCGAGTGGCGCATGCACCTGGCCCAGAAGCCTGCGGGCTACTTGGGCACCGTGGCCGTCGGCGTGACGTTCGGCGCGGGATGGACGCCGTGCATCGGGCCGGTGCTGGGCGGCATCCTTACGCTTGCCGCCACGCGCGGAAGCATGGGCCAGGGGATGGGGCTGCTCTTCGTCTACTCGGCCGGGCTGGCGATTCCGTTTCTGCTCAGCACGCTGCTGATCGACCGCTTTCTGACCGCGTTCAAGGGAATGCGGCGCCTGCTTCCGTGGATCAACCGCGCCAGCGGCGTGCTGCTCGTCGCCGTGGGGCTGATGATGATGCTGGGGCACTTTTCCGCCATGTCCGGCACCATGGCGGGATGGACGCCGGCGTGGCTTTCAGGCAAGCTGTAA